One stretch of Plasmodium berghei ANKA genome assembly, contig: PbANKA_00_3, whole genome shotgun sequence DNA includes these proteins:
- a CDS encoding BIR protein, with translation MTIGDCEKFETIWKFFPDELNESGEYDFRNEFFNEYCPDENCNNDIDKINAGYLWLFNKFYGDSDKFSNSANDNINIVVYFMMWLGYKLNQKPQSGINKFNDFYSNYMESVNEYKQNIADVKEYTSYIDLINKKKELMNISNENMSNLYDAFKMLCNMINNAKKNDNGNTCLEYANKFVNKHNELKNDSNNIQGNSYNKILSTLSNDYTSFKNTYYDSNIISKLPSLIMEKKTQISLRPNGSQDMFSSETLPSSTEIEVSISETDVSDSEKTLSSSLKISKLIPIPFILVATIILLGISYKYSLFGFWKRLQRQYLREKLKKRRK, from the exons ATGACAATTGGTGAT TGTGAGAAGTTTGAAACTATATGGAAGTTTTTTCCCGACGAATTAAATGAATCTGGAGAATATGATTTTCgaaatgaattttttaacgAATACTGCCCTGATGAAAACTGTAATAACGATATCGATAAGATTAATGCTGGATACTTATggttatttaataaattttatgggGATAGTGATAAATTTTCGAATTCTGCAAATgacaatattaatattgttGTATACTTTATGATGTGGTTAGGTTATAAGTTAAATCAAAAACCACAAAGCGGAATCAACAAGTTTAATGATTTTTATAGTAATTATATGGAAAGTGTCAATGAGTATAAACAGAATATAGCTGATGTTAAGGAATATACAAGTTATATAGAtcttataaataaaaaaaaagaattgaTGAATATTTctaatgaaaatatgtcTAATCTTTATGATGCATTTAAAATGTTATGCAACATGATTAATAatgctaaaaaaaatgataatggAAACACATGTTTAGAATATgctaataaatttgttaataaacATAATGAACTTAAGAATGattctaataatattcaagggaattcatataataaaatattgtcTACATTATCAAATGATTATacttcttttaaaaatacttATTATGATTCTAATATAATAAGTAAACTACCAAGTCTtataatggaaaaaaaaacacaaattTCTTTAAGGCCTAATGGATCACAAGATATGTTCTCGAGTGAAACGCTACCATCAAGTACTGAAATTGAAGTATCAATTTCTGAAACTGATGTATCAGATTCTGAAAAAACACTATCGAGTTCATTGAAAATAAGCAAACTAATTCCAATTCCATTTATATTGGTTGCaacaataattttattaggAATTTCATATaag tattcGTTATTTGGATTTTGGAAACGACTTCAAAGACAATATTTAAGAgaaaaactaaaaaaaagaagaaaatga